Proteins from a genomic interval of Callospermophilus lateralis isolate mCalLat2 chromosome 1, mCalLat2.hap1, whole genome shotgun sequence:
- the LOC143401297 gene encoding olfactory receptor 7D4-like, with protein sequence MESENQTLVAEFLLMGLSEDPELQPILFGLFLTMYLVTVLGNLLIILAISSDSHLHTPMYFFLSNLSLADICSTSTLVPKMLVNIQTESKAISYAGCLTQLCFFVVFIGMDNLLLTVMAYDRYVAICHPLHYTVIMNPHLCVLLVLICLLISTVSALVHTLLLLRLSFCKHLEIPHFFCDLTQILKMACSNTLINNIVVYSSTMLLGIGPVSGIIFSYTRIVSSILRIPSTGGRYKAFSTCGSHLSVVSLFYGTAFGVYLSSAVTDSPRKATVASVMYALVTPMLNPFIYSLRNKDMKGALRKLTLGTCSIS encoded by the coding sequence ATGGAGTCCGAAAACCAAACACTTGTAGCAGAATTCCTCCTCATGGGACTCTCAGAGGACCCAGAGCTGCAGCCCATCCTCTTTGGACTGTTCCTGACAATGTACCTGGTCACTGTTCTtgggaacctgctcatcatcctggccatcagctctgactcccacctccacacccccatgtacttcttcctctccaacctgtccttggCTGACATCTGTAGCACCTCCACCTTAGTCCCTAAGATGCTGGTGAACATCCAGACAGAAAGCAAAGCCATCTCCTATGCAGGCTGCCTCACTCAGCTGTGCTTTTTCGTGGTTTTTATAGGTATGGACAATTTACTGCTGACCGTGATGGCCTATGATCGATATGTGGCCATCTGCCACCCCTTGCATTACACTGTCATCATGAACCCCCACCTCTGTGTCCTGTTGGTCCTGATCTGTCTGCTCATCAGCACTGTGAGTGCCCTGGTGCACACTCTGCTGTTGCTGCGTCTGTCTTTCTGCAAACACCTGGAGATCCCCCACTTTTTCTGTGATCTGACTCAGATCCTCAAGATGGCCTGTTCTAATACCCTCATCAATAACATTGTGGTTTATTCATCAACCATGCTGTTGGGTATTGGTCCTGTGTCTGGCATAATTTTTTCATATACTCGAATTGTCTCCTCTATCCTGAGAATCCCGTCCACTGGTGGAAGGTACAAAGCTTTTTCTACCTGTGGGTCTCACCTGTCGGTGGTTTCCTTGTTCTATGGGACAGCTTTTGGGGTTTACCTTAGTTCTGCAGTTACTGATTCTCCCAGGAAGGCTACAGTGGCCTCTGTGATGTATGCGCTGGTGacccccatgctgaaccccttcatctacagcCTCAGGAACAAGGACATGAAGGGAGCCTTGAGAAAACTCACCTTGGGGACATGTTCCATTTCATGA